GAAAGGATTACGCGGAAGCGGACCGCATCCGCGAGGAGCTGAAAGGGCGCAGCATCGTCCTGGAGGACACGCCCTACGGAACGATTCACTGGACGGACCCCCGCCCGGCCAGGGGCTGAACACGGAGGTTCCGCTCAGGATACCGGGCTCACGGCCCGGGGCTAATTGCCGATGCTTCAACCCCCGCTCGGGGCGCAATTCGGGGCGCCGCCGGCCGAAACCGAGGCAAAGCTCGAAACCCGGTCTTCCAGCCTGCCGCTCCCGCATCGGGGGCATCGGATCTCTTCCTCCTCCCCGGCCTTGAGCACCAGTTTCTCGAATTCCGCCCCGCAGTCGAGGCACGCATATTCATAGAGCGGCATGACATATCCTCCGCCCCTTTCATAAGACTCCCCCCGGACCGGGGCAACCCCCCCCTGCATTTTCCTGAACCGCCGTTGCTGGATGTCGGGCCGGTCCGGGAGTATGATATAGGCAAAGGCTTCGCATTCTCAGGGGCGCTGCAGGCAGGCGCATCCGCCTTTTCCGGCACCTCCTATCGGCGGCACCCTCGTTGGCTCATGGATGTTTAAGATTTTCTTCGGGAGGAGGAATCTATGCGACCCACCATGACCGATTGGAAGTTCAACCTTGATTTCCGCATGCTGTCGATCCTGCTGCTGATCGCCATCATCACCTTTCTGCTGGGGACGTGGTGGCTCGTCAGCGGTTACCGCACGTCTTCGATCGAAGCTCACGGCCGCCATCTGGCGGAGGAGGCCGATGTGGCCTTCGAATACCTGGAAAACTTCCTGGGGAACCAGATCGTCGAGATCGCCGCTGTTACCGAAACCCCGGTGCTGCGCAGCGCGGTGGAGCAGAGCAACCGCGAGCTCCAGTCCGACGTCAACGGGGCCGTCAGAAGAACCTCCGCCATAGAGGCGCGCTGGAAGGACCTGGACTACCAGGCTCCGGAGTTGAAAGCGGTTCTCGACAACCCTGCGGCCGATTTCCTGCGGCGCTACATGAATGTCCGCACGGCGTACCGGGAAATCATCGTCACCGACCTGGCGGGGAGGACCGTCGCCGCCTCGGGGAAGACGACCAATTACGGGCAGAGCGGAGACCCCTGGTGGAAGGGGGCCTACGCCGACGGCCAGAAGGGGGGGGTGTATATCGGGGACATGCACTTTGACGAAAGCGCGGGCGTCTGGTGCCTCGATATCGCGGAGCCCTTCACCGATTCCAAGGGGGGGGTCTCGGGCGTCATCAAGGTGGTCCTGGCCGCCGACGAGATTCATTCGATCGTGGCCTCGGTGCAGGCGGGCTTCGGGGGCGCCGCCGCCCTCCTGAGGCTGGACGGGAGCGTCATCTCGTCCCCGGGCTACAGTTACGATGACCGCCGCCCCTACCCGGACATGGCCGACATCGCCAAGGCGAGGGAATTCGGGCAGAGGTTCGTAATCACCCGGGAGAAGCCGCGCTCCGTCATAGGGATGAACGCGCGCAGCTTCATGGAGCTTTCCCCGAACCTGCGCTGGGTGCTGGCCATTTCGAGCCCGGTGGAGGGCATCGTCGCGCCCTTCACGCGGCTCCTGCGCAATGTGGTGATCCTCATGCTCGGCATCGTTCTCCTGGCGGTGCTGGTCACGTTGCTGATGTCGCGGTCGGAAACGCGGAAGGTCCTGCCGGACGATCCGCATTTCGAAAACCTGTGAGGAGACGTTCTCCCCGCGGGGCTCTTTTCCCGCCCGGGCCGGCCCGGTACCCCCCCCACCGTGCCGGCGTCCCGGTTCGTGGATGATTTGCCCTTCCCGGGCCGGCGAATCCTGCCAAGTTCTCTGCCGTCACCTTCGGCGCGCCCCGTTGCGCCATGATCCGGGAGATTTTTTGAATAAAGGGTTCCGCCGGCGGTAATAGGGGATAAAAAGGAGATGGCAGGATTGGACGACACCCAGTTGATGATGGCGGTCAAGCTCGGGGATGCGGCGGCCTTCAAGGACCTCGTCGAGCGGAACAGGCGCAGGGCGTATTTTGCGGCCCTCAGGCTCGTGGGGAATCGCGATGACGCCTACGACCTGTCCCAGGAAGCCTTTATCCGCGTCTATCGGGCCCGGCAGCGCTACGACGCGAATTCCCCGTTTCATGCATGGTTTCATGCCATCATCCGCAACCTCGCCCGGAACCACATCCGGAAGCGCTCCGTCCGCCGGCAGCATGCGGCGGAAACCCGGCACTCATACGCGTCCCGAACCGTGGCACTCGATTCGCCCGAAGGCGCCATGGTCCTGGGCGAGGCGAAGGAGGCGATCTGGGCCGCCATCGAAAGGCTGTCGGCCGACCACCGGGAGATCATCGTCCTCCGCCATTTCGAGGACAAGACCTACGAGGAGATCGCCGGAATCCTCGGGATCGCCGTGGGCAGCGTGATGTCGCGCCTGTACTACGCGCGCAAGAGGCTCCGGGATCTTCTGGGGGGAGAGCATGAGGGATGAAGAAATCCAGCGGTTGATGATGAAGATGGTCGACGGGATCGCCTCCCCGGAGGAGGAGAGGGCGATGGCCGAAGCGATCCGGGGGGACGAGCGGTGGGGGGCCGAGTTGCGCGCCTTCCGGAAGATCCGCGAAGTGACGGAGACGATGCGGCTGGAGGACCTGCCGGACAGCCGCTGGGACCGCTACTGGGAGGATATCTACCGCCGGACGGAACGGGCGCTCGGGTGGGTCCTGCTTTCGGTCGGGCTCATGGCCGTGCTCGGTTACGCGGCCTGGGAGGCGCTTTCGGGCTTCTTCGCGGATCCCGGCGTGAGCGGAATCCTGAAAATCGGGATCTCGCTGGCGCTGTCCGGCGGGATCATCCTGCTGGTCTCGATTGTGCGCGAGCGGCTGTTTGCGAGAAAACACGAGAGATACGAGAGAGAGGTGGAGCGATGATCATGGTCAGCTGCGACGAGATTCCCGGAAAGCGCATCATCATGACCCTGGGGCTGGTTCGGGGAAATACGATCCGGGCGCGCCACATCGGGCGGGATCTCATGGCGGGGTTGCGCGGCATCGTGGGCGGCGAGATCACCGACTACACCAAGATGATCGCCGAGG
The sequence above is drawn from the Acidobacteriota bacterium genome and encodes:
- a CDS encoding RNA polymerase sigma factor translates to MAGLDDTQLMMAVKLGDAAAFKDLVERNRRRAYFAALRLVGNRDDAYDLSQEAFIRVYRARQRYDANSPFHAWFHAIIRNLARNHIRKRSVRRQHAAETRHSYASRTVALDSPEGAMVLGEAKEAIWAAIERLSADHREIIVLRHFEDKTYEEIAGILGIAVGSVMSRLYYARKRLRDLLGGEHEG
- a CDS encoding zinc ribbon domain-containing protein is translated as MPLYEYACLDCGAEFEKLVLKAGEEEEIRCPRCGSGRLEDRVSSFASVSAGGAPNCAPSGG
- a CDS encoding YbjQ family protein, which codes for MIMVSCDEIPGKRIIMTLGLVRGNTIRARHIGRDLMAGLRGIVGGEITDYTKMIAEAREQALDRMAAEAEKLGANGIVAVRFGTAEMMASAAEILAYGTAVVYE